From a region of the Candidatus Brocadia sp. genome:
- a CDS encoding DUF5752 family protein, whose amino-acid sequence MISLPKAKEPFKFYTQTHIPELTGLRASNLQELLAVIKTVPGSVIYYHTHRFLQQHQYLSPEPPNDFAYWITGIIGEEELGESLYSIDTIQYTTIRELRDEIIRTIEDYIKKYPRSLQRFTIPGDEFHFIKSVSFIYQTPYTASDLKEFQAALQRVTLESIYFHMFEARLRIGKGINDFSKWLEDGLAESKLANKIAALDPYTHTTENLRFTLVKLIEKQIVDHMKKPQETEIILSNPNESEKAKSGTQNS is encoded by the coding sequence ATGATCTCCTTACCGAAGGCAAAAGAGCCATTTAAATTCTATACACAAACCCATATACCTGAACTTACCGGACTCAGGGCGAGCAATCTGCAGGAACTGCTTGCCGTTATAAAAACCGTCCCCGGCTCTGTTATTTACTACCACACCCATCGTTTTCTCCAGCAACACCAATATCTCTCACCAGAACCCCCCAATGACTTTGCTTACTGGATTACGGGTATCATAGGCGAAGAGGAGCTTGGGGAATCATTGTATAGTATCGATACCATTCAATACACAACCATCCGTGAGCTTCGGGACGAGATTATTCGTACGATCGAGGATTACATAAAAAAATATCCCCGATCGCTTCAAAGATTTACGATACCCGGAGATGAGTTCCATTTTATAAAATCGGTTAGCTTTATTTATCAAACGCCTTATACCGCATCAGACCTCAAGGAATTTCAGGCTGCATTGCAGAGGGTAACGCTGGAATCTATCTATTTTCATATGTTTGAGGCAAGGCTTCGTATCGGGAAGGGCATCAACGATTTTTCAAAATGGCTTGAAGACGGTTTGGCAGAAAGCAAGCTGGCAAACAAAATCGCCGCCCTTGATCCGTACACCCACACAACGGAAAATCTCCGGTTTACACTGGTAAAATTAATTGAAAAACAGATTGTTGATCATATGAAAAAACCGCAAGAAACAGAGATTATTCTTTCTAATCCGAACGAGTCGGAAAAGGCAAAATCTGGGACACAAAATTCGTAA
- a CDS encoding trehalose-6-phosphate synthase, which produces MIYTKESIKELISNKLKDYKLIVVSNREPYIHYYAGEEIKYIIPASGMVTALDPIIRAEGGTWIAHGSGDADKEVVDGKDCIAVPPDNPQYTLRRVWLTHEEEEQFYYGFSNEALWPLCHIVYVKPKFQETDWLAYKSVNQKFANVILEEVGNDKAFVFIQDYHFTLLPRMLKESRPDLLVAQFWHIPWPNREAFRICPWGQEILEGLLGNDLLGFHIQYHCNNFLDTIDRNLESKIDYSKFTATKGGKVTHVRPFPISIDFEELSVRARSVEVENEMMRVKKELGLKNQIIGVGLDRVDYTKGIPERFKAIDRFLERYPEYKGRFTFIQAGTISRIQIDDYRNYNDIIYDLMVEINHKYHSGRWTPLRLLKSHFNRINIQALYRLSDICIVSSLHDGMNLVAKEFIATRFDESGVLLLSRFTGAAEELTGSIQINPYATDTFAEAIKAAIEMPPDEKKKRMQRMREQVLEHNVYNWGQSIVNELIKLDQ; this is translated from the coding sequence ATGATTTATACAAAAGAGTCGATCAAAGAACTTATTTCGAATAAACTGAAAGATTATAAGCTTATCGTTGTCTCAAATCGCGAACCTTACATACACTACTATGCAGGCGAAGAGATTAAATACATCATTCCGGCCAGCGGGATGGTCACGGCGCTGGATCCCATTATCCGGGCTGAAGGAGGAACATGGATCGCCCATGGCAGCGGTGACGCCGACAAGGAAGTGGTAGACGGCAAAGATTGTATTGCCGTTCCGCCTGATAATCCCCAGTATACTCTCCGGCGGGTTTGGCTCACCCATGAGGAGGAAGAGCAGTTTTATTACGGCTTTTCCAATGAGGCGCTGTGGCCGCTTTGCCATATTGTGTACGTTAAGCCAAAATTTCAGGAGACGGATTGGCTTGCCTACAAATCGGTGAATCAGAAATTTGCCAATGTGATTCTGGAAGAAGTCGGAAATGACAAGGCCTTCGTTTTCATCCAGGATTACCATTTTACCTTGCTTCCCAGGATGCTTAAGGAAAGCAGGCCTGACCTGCTGGTGGCTCAGTTCTGGCATATCCCGTGGCCAAACCGGGAGGCATTCCGCATATGCCCGTGGGGTCAGGAAATTCTGGAGGGGCTCCTGGGAAATGACCTCCTGGGATTCCACATCCAGTACCACTGCAACAATTTTCTCGATACCATCGATAGAAATCTGGAGTCAAAGATTGATTATAGTAAATTTACCGCCACAAAGGGCGGTAAGGTTACTCATGTTCGGCCATTCCCTATCAGTATTGACTTTGAGGAGTTGAGTGTGCGGGCACGGAGCGTGGAAGTTGAAAATGAAATGATGCGGGTGAAAAAGGAACTGGGTTTAAAGAATCAGATCATAGGCGTGGGTTTGGACCGCGTTGATTACACCAAGGGCATTCCGGAAAGATTCAAAGCCATCGACAGATTCCTTGAACGATATCCGGAATACAAAGGGCGATTTACCTTCATACAAGCGGGAACCATTAGCCGCATACAAATCGACGATTATCGTAATTATAATGATATTATCTACGATCTCATGGTAGAGATTAATCATAAATACCACAGCGGGAGATGGACACCCCTTCGGTTGCTGAAATCGCACTTTAACCGCATAAACATACAAGCGCTGTACCGGTTGTCGGACATCTGTATCGTGAGCTCATTGCACGATGGCATGAATCTGGTTGCCAAGGAGTTTATCGCCACACGGTTCGATGAGTCGGGGGTATTGCTTCTCAGCCGGTTTACCGGCGCAGCCGAAGAACTCACGGGCAGCATTCAAATCAATCCTTACGCTACCGACACCTTTGCCGAGGCGATAAAGGCCGCCATCGAAATGCCTCCCGATGAGAAAAAGAAACGGATGCAACGTATGAGGGAACAGGTGCTTGAGCACAATGTTTACAATTGGGGGCAGAGTATTGTGAACGAACTCATCAAATTAGACCAATGA
- the otsB gene encoding trehalose-phosphatase, with the protein MKYAFDHLQAIRELLLAHDKITLLTDFDGTLTPIQEHPDLAILSEDIRQILLKFSQSRIFFLGIITGRSLRQIKKLVNIPKILYAANHGIELEGPGIRFSCAEAKKARYNLWHVYMRLFNALRHIEGIYLEDKGYAVSLHYRLVKKARDTEFVTKTLDSIIKPYLEKKILSLCTGKMVYEIRPPVTWNKATTIQWLLTNYLPLAFSGDALLVYLGDDQADIEVFTALSGKKLTIFVGTPTDTSAADYYVHSPEEVKSFLEFLYKQKDEGHHDLLTEGKRAI; encoded by the coding sequence ATGAAATATGCATTTGACCATCTTCAGGCTATCCGGGAACTGCTCCTGGCGCATGATAAAATAACCCTTTTGACCGACTTTGACGGCACTTTAACGCCTATCCAGGAACATCCAGACCTTGCTATCCTTTCAGAGGATATACGGCAAATTTTATTAAAGTTTTCTCAGAGCAGGATATTCTTTCTTGGGATTATAACGGGCCGTTCGCTCCGGCAGATAAAAAAACTGGTAAATATTCCCAAAATACTGTATGCCGCCAATCATGGAATTGAACTGGAGGGACCAGGTATACGGTTCAGCTGCGCTGAGGCGAAAAAGGCACGGTACAACCTCTGGCATGTCTATATGAGGCTTTTTAACGCCCTGAGGCATATTGAAGGGATATACCTGGAGGATAAAGGATATGCCGTTAGTTTACATTACCGCCTGGTCAAAAAGGCGCGTGACACGGAATTCGTAACAAAGACTCTCGACAGTATTATAAAACCCTACCTTGAAAAAAAGATCCTGTCCCTGTGTACGGGAAAGATGGTTTACGAGATACGGCCGCCGGTAACGTGGAACAAGGCGACTACGATTCAGTGGTTGCTGACCAATTATCTTCCTTTAGCATTCAGCGGGGATGCCCTTCTTGTTTATCTCGGTGATGATCAGGCAGATATTGAAGTGTTTACCGCCCTGAGCGGGAAAAAGCTGACGATCTTTGTTGGTACGCCAACCGACACATCCGCGGCTGATTATTATGTCCATTCCCCGGAAGAGGTAAAATCTTTTTTAGAATTTCTCTATAAACAAAAGGATGAGGGCCACCATGATCTCCTTACCGAAGGCAAAAGAGCCATTTAA